A single genomic interval of Pan paniscus chromosome 18, NHGRI_mPanPan1-v2.0_pri, whole genome shotgun sequence harbors:
- the LOC117976156 gene encoding small ribosomal subunit protein eS27-like, which translates to MTLARDLLPPSLEEEKKKHKKKRLVQSPHSYYMHVKCPGCYKITTVFSHAQRVVLCVGCLTVLCQPTGGKASLTEGYSFRGKQH; encoded by the coding sequence ATGACTTTGGCTAGAGATTTACTACCTCCGTCcttggaagaggaaaagaaaaaacataaaaagaaacggCTAGTGCAAAGTCCACATTCTTACTATATGCATGTAAAATGTCCAGGTTGCTACAAGATTACCACGGTTTTCAGCCATGCTCAGAGAGTGGTTCTTTGTGTAGGTTGTTTAACAGTGTTGTGCCAGCCTACAGGAGGAAAGGCCAGCCTCACAGAAGGGTATTCATTTAGAGGAAAGCAACACTAA